One segment of Drosophila mauritiana strain mau12 chromosome 3R, ASM438214v1, whole genome shotgun sequence DNA contains the following:
- the LOC117146086 gene encoding neurofibromin isoform X3: MTQKPGEWASALLARFEDQLPNRIGAYGTQARMSQDQLVACLIHISRYRFSLVISGLTKMLQRVNEAALQNRHEPERCYFESLVIILTTLERCLTNQTKDTARFEEAMNVKLLLREISQFVDVQSDSNPNAAQLKALASKVLFALSQNHFSAVFNRISARIQELTSCSEENPDYNDIELIQHIDMDMIKLTKLLQETITKFRSKRAPPLILLYSLEKAIWNWIEYHPQEFQDLQRGTNRDISTCWEPLMDFVEYFKTENKKSKTLVWPLQMLLLILNPSCLEAVVNELQQSEKEKEKDKEKVASKSAQSTSRDKDFSAKQFIESIKRGLGQHSPSKQVTESAAIACVKLCKASTYINNTDSNNVVFKLVQFFINDLKALLFNPAKPFSRGQGYNFADIELMIDCWVSCFRINPHNIEALKVCLNLSSPQAYHFVIVCSLLRLAHIYVDFRLQNKNPFRIVNQPRLSWWPQTDVVHYRSAELRALFTDTLNKATQGYIAHTPLRYITSLTLKSKDTQKGLTRAEEGPAHKMLLLLLVRLIHADPTLLLNTQGKVAHEVQSSTLELINGLVSLVHQTTMPDVAQEAMEALLALHAPEKIEVWNPEAPINTFWDVSSQVLFSISQKLIQHQIANYTDVLKWLREILICRNTFLQRHKDYAHVGSQIAICKQAHIKMEVVFFMYLWSVDLDAVLTSLSCFGLLCEEAEICCSSDELTVGFIMPNYHIYQELAQLSTSATDSRICFFDNTHGNVLSRLTLQKRIMTLLRKIEHCVHGVQPAWEETFRNWEVSSKVLQTYPKCKGEDGQAEVFHRGMGKRRASHQSSEHDLEEQINEWANMTWFLLALGGVCLHKRSSSRQMLLQQSQNNASLGSLAQNSLYSSSTSSGHGSLHPSTVSLSTLPPAPPQDVSYCPVTQFVGQLLRLLVCSNEKIGLNIQKNVKELVGEEMSTQLYPILFDQVRAIVEKFFDQQGQVNVNVTDINTQFIEHTIYIMKSILDPKANKDPNNDQPSPSEHLGVTSIEGMMLGIVRYVRHLDMTVYAIRIKTKLCQLVEVMMKRRDDLAFRQEMKFRNKLVEYLTDWVMGTSHQIAPPSSADAAILTNTSLIFRDLDQACMEAVAALLRGLPLQPEESDRGDLMDAKSALFLKYFTLFMNLLNDCIDSSEAEKEMNNTPLLPPRPRMAAGKLTALRNATILAMSNLLGANIDSGLMHSIDLGYNPDLQTRAAFMEVLTQILQQGTEFDTLAETVLADRFEQLVQLVTMISDKGELPIAMALANVVTTSQMDELARVLVTLFDAKHLLSPLLWNMFYREVEVSDCMQTLFRGNSLGSKIMAFCFKIYGASYLQMLLEPLIRPLLDEEEETCFEVDPARLDPTEDIEQHRNNLIALTQKVFDAIINSSDRFPPQLRSMCHCLYQVLSKRFPNLLQNNIGAVGTVIFLRFINPAIVSPQELGIVDKQVHSSAKRGLMLMSKILQNIANHVEFSKEQHMLCFNDFLRDHFEAGRRFFIQIASDCETVDQTSHSMSFISDANVLALHRLLWTHQEKIGDYLSSSRDHKAVGRRPFDKMATLLAYLGPPEHKPVDSHMMFSSYARWSSIDMSSTNFEEIMVKHQMHEKEEFKTLKSMNIFYQAGTSKSGYPVFYYIARRYKIGETNGDLLIYHVILTLKPFCHSPFEVVIDFTHTCSDNRFRTEFLQKWFYVLPTVAYENVHAVYIYNCNSWVREYTKFHDRILAPLKGNRKLLFLESPNKLTDFIDAEQQKLPGATLSLDEDLKVFSNALKLSHKDTKVAIKVGPTALQITSAEKTKVLAHSVLLNDVYYASEIEEVCLVDDNQFTLSITNESGQLSFIHNDCDNIVQAIIHIRNRWELSQPDSVTVHQKIRPKDVPGTLLNMALLNLGSCDPNLRTAAYNLLCALTATFDLKIEGQLLEAQGLCIPSNNTIFIKSVSEKLATNEPHLTLEFLEESIQGFQRSTIELKHLCLEYMTPWLKNLVKFCKSNDDSKKLKVSQILDKLINLTIDQKEMYPSVQAKIWGSIGQIPELIDMVLDNFLHKSITYGLGSPQVEIMADTAVALASANVQLVSKKVITRICRVMDKSCTNPTQFLEQHMMWDDIAILGRYLLMLSFNNCLDVATSVPYLFHTITFLVCSGSLSMRASTHGLVINIIHSLCTCTNPSFSEEAQRVLRLSLDEFSLPKFYLLFGISKVKSAAVTAFRSSCRHPTDKWLGNERVTQPLPADRERLSLPSLEVITDALLEIMEACMRDVPDCEWLNTWTSLARSFAFCYNPALQPRALIVYGCISKSVTDHEVKQLLRILVKALESFNDLILIEALVMCLTRIQPLLRPESPIHRALFWVAISVLQLDEITLYGAGLALLEQNLHTLKSQGCFDKKETIAEVMMKTREKLEWHFKQLDHAVGLSFRSNFHFALVGHLIKGFRHPTPTTVSRTSRVLTMLLGIIAKPLHRDKFEVTPDSVAYLTALVAVSEEVRSRCHVKHALPRWPADLSSSVENGEASGGVQAIGLPLSRRQKSWDILDQSALQFARQHKVPTLQNARVLFKTQRSFSVPTTKDPNNATGIEERQERGSRSSVSNESNVLLDPEVLPDLSIQALVLTVLATLVKYSSDEGETRVLYQYLAEGSVVFPKVFPVIHSLLDQKINNILSVSHDQVVLNSVQNIIQNMLASEDPSQQQLHFLQSCGFGGLWRFAGPFTKYNMMGESSELFVNCLEAMVETCLPGDESAPVPPSPRPYNLSSSLSSLTLGSPTDKAA; this comes from the exons ATGACCCAGAAGCCAGGCGAGTGGGCCAGCGCCCTTTTGGCCCGTTTCGAGGATCAG CTGCCAAACAGAATCGGCGCCTATGGCACGCAGGCCAGGATGAGCCAGGACCAACTGGTGGCCTGTCTGATCCACATATCGCGCTACCGCTTCTCCCTGGTCATATCCGGTCTTACCAAGATGCTGCAAAGGGTCAATGAGGCG GCACTTCAAAATCGCCATGAGCCAGAGCGTTGCTACTTCGAGTCGCTGGTCATCATACTGACCACTCTGGAACGCTGTCTGACCAACCAGACCAAGGACACAGCACGCTTCGAGGAGGCCATGAATGTGAAGCTACTGCTGCGCGAAATCTCCCAGTTTGTCGACGTCCAGAGCGACAGCAATCCGAATGCCGCCCAGCTCAAGGCCCTGGCATCCAAGGTGCTCTTTGCCCTGTCCCAGAATCACTTCTCTGCGGTATTCAATCGCATATCGGCCAGGATTCAAGAGCTGACATCCTGTTCCGAGGAAAACCCGGATTACAACGACATAGAATTAATTCAACACATCGATATGGATATGATAAAGCTAACCAAGCTGCTGCAAG AAACCATCACAAAGTTTCGATCGAAGCGGGCTCCACCCTTGATCTTGCTTTACTCGCTGGAGAAGGCTATTTGGAACTGGATTGAGTACCATCCACAAGAGTTCCAAGACTTGCAACGAGGCACCAATCGAGATATATCTAC CTGCTGGGAACCCCTGATGGACTTTGTAGAGTACTTTAAAACCGAAAACAAGAAGAGCAAGACTCTTGTGTGGCCGCTTCAAATGCTCTTGCTGATATTGAATCCCTCTTGCCTAGAAGCTGTCGTTAACGAGCTTCAGCAGTCGGAGAAAGAGAAGGAAAAGGACAAGGAAAAGGTTGCCTCGAAATCAGCGCAATCCACATCTCGGGACAAGGACTTCTCGGCCAAACAGTTCATTGAGAGCATCAAGAGAGGCTTGGGCCAGCACTCACCATCAAAACAGGTGACCGAATCTGCGGCAATTGCCTGTGTAAAGCTGTGCAAAGCATCCACCTACATCAACAACACCGACTCCAATAATGTGGTCTTCAAGTTGGTGCAATTCTTTATCAACGATCTCAAGGCACTGCTCTTCAATCCAGCCAAGCCCTTTTCGCGCGGACAGGGGTACAACTTCGCTGATATCGAGCTGATGATTGACTGCTGGGTGTCTTGTTTCCGGATTAATCCTCACAACATCGAGGCTCTAAAGGTTTGCCTGAATTTGTCCTCGCCGCAGGCTTACCATTTTGTAATTGTGTGCTCTCTGCTAAG GTTGGCTCACATATACGTCGACTTCCGTTTGCAGAACAAGAACCCCTTCCGAATAGTAAACCAACCGAGATTGTCTTGGTGGCCACAGACGGATGTGGTTCACTATCGTTCTGCTGAGCTACGAGCTTTGTTTACGGATACGCTCAACAAGGCCACCCAGGGTTATATAGCCCATACGCCACTGCGCTACATAACCTCCCTGACGCTCAAATCTAAAGATACCCAGAAAGGTTTAACCCGCGCTGAAGAGGGTCCCGCCCACAAAATGCTATTACTGCTACTCGTACGGCTAATTCATGCAGATCCCACGCTTTTGTTGAAT ACCCAAGGAAAAGTGGCACATGAAGTGCAGAGCTCCACGTTGGAGCTGATCAACGGCTTAGTAAGTTTGGTGCATCAAACTACCATGCCCGATGTGGCACAAGAGGCTATGGAGGCGCTGCTTGCTCTGCACGCCCCGGAGAAAATAGAGGTTTGGAATCCAGAGGCTCCGATCAATACGTTCTGGGACGTTAGCTCCCAAGTGCTGTTTTCAATCTCGCAAAAGCTCATCCAACACCAAATTGCCAATTACACTGATGTCTTAAAGTGGCTACGCGAGATCCTCATCTGTCGGAATACGTTCCTTCAGCGACACAAGGATTATGCACATGTGGGAAGTCAGATTGCCATTTGCAAGCAGGCTCACATTAAGATGGAAGTCGTTTTCTTCATGTACCTGTGGAGTGTCGATTTAGATGCCGTGCTTACGTCGCTATCGTGTTTTGGACTACTGTGCGAGGAGGCTGAGATTTGCTGCAGTTCCGATGAATTGACAGTCGGATTTATTATGCCGAATTACCACATTTACCAGGAGTTGGCTCAGTTGTCCACAT CTGCAACGGACTCTCGCATTTGCTTCTTTGACAACACCCACGGCAATGTGCTGAGCCGCCTTACACTTCAAAAACGCATAATGACCTTATTGCGCAAGATCGAGCACTGTGTCCATGGTGTTCAGCCCGCCTGGGAGGAAACcttccgcaactgggaagtaTCCAGCAAGGTTTTGCAAACGTACCCCAAATGTAAAGGAGAAGATGGTCAAGCGGAGGTTTTCCATCGTGGCATGGGCAAGCGACGAGCAAGTCACCAAAGCTCAGAGCACGATTTGGAAGAACAAATCAACGAATGGGCCAATATGACTTGGTTCCTTTTAGCCTTGGGTGGTGTTTGCCTTCACAAACGCAGCAGCAGTCGTCAAATGCTGCTCCAGCAATCACAGAACAATGCTTCTTTGGGATCACTTGCTCAAAACTCTCTTTACTCAAGCTCCACGAGTTCTGGACATGGCTCTCTGCATCCTAGTACGGTTTCACTATCCACCCTTCCCCCAGCACCGCCACAAGATGTCAGCTATTGTCCTGTAACACA ATTCGTGGGCCAACTATTGCGCCTGTTAGTTTGCAGCAACGAAAAAATCGGCCTTAATATTCAGAAAAATGTGAAGGAACTGGTGGGCGAGGAGATGTCCACCCAACTGTATCCTATACTCTTCGACCAGGTTAGAGCCATAGTGGAGAAGTTCTTTGATCAGCAAGGTCAGGTGAACGTCAATGTGACCGACATCAACACGCAGTTTATCGAGCACACCATCTACATAATGAAATCGATTCTGGATCCCAAAGCCAACAAGGATCCCAACAACGATCAACCCTCGCCGTCGGAACATTTAGGTGTTACAAGCATCGAAGGAATGATGCTAGGAATAGTGCGCTACGTTCGCCACCTGGATATGACTGTTTATGCCATTCGAATCAAGACAAAATTGTGCCAGCTTGTGGAAGTAATGATGAAGCGACGCGACGACCTCGCCTTTCGCCAGGAGATGAAGTTCCGGAACAAACTGGTTGAATACTTAACCGACTGGGTGATGGGCACCTCCCATCAGATTGCACCGCCCAGCTCGGCGGATGCCGCTATTCTTACCAACACATCCCTCATCTTTCGCGATCTAGACCAAGCCTGCATGGAGGCAGTGGCAGCCCTGCTTCGGGGCCTTCCCCTTCAGCCTGAGGAATCGGATCGAGGGGATTTGATGGATGCTAAGAGTGCGCTCTTTTTGAAGTACTTTACCCTATTTATGAACCTGCTGAATGATTGCATCGATAGCTCTGAGGCGGAAAAGGAAATGAATAATACCCCACTATTGCCTCCGCGCCCTCGAATGGCAGCTGGAAAACTGACCGCTCTGCGAAATGCCACAATCCTAGCCATGTCCAATTTGCTGGGTGCCAACATTGACTCTGGCTTGATGCACTCCATCGACTTGGGCTATAATCCAGATTTGCAAACCCGTGCCGCTTTCATGGAGGTGCTCACTCAAATCCTGCAACAAGGCACCGAATTCGATACCTTGGCTGAAACTGTTTTAGCTGATCGATTTGAGCAACTAGTCCAATTAGTTACAATGATCAGCGACAAAGGAGAACTTCCCATAGCAATGGCCTTGGCTAATGTGGTGACTACATCCCAAATGGACGAGCTGGCTAGGGTTCTGGTCACCCTATTCGACGCTAAACACCTGTTGTCGCCACTCCTATGGAATATGTTTTACCGCGAGGTGGAAGTCTCAGATTGCATGCAGACACTCTTCCGTGGCAATTCTCTAGGCAGCAAAATCATGGCCTTTTGCTTTAAGATATACGGTGCGAGCTATCTACAAATGCTACTAGAGCCCCTTATTCGTCCACTCctggatgaggaggaggaaaccTGTTTTGAGGTGGATCCAGCTCGTCTGGATCCGACAGAAGACATTGAGCAGCACAGGAACAACCTGATTGCCCTAACACAGAAAGTGTTTGACGCTATTATCAACTCGTCGGATCGCTTTCCTCCGCAGCTGAGATCCATGTGCCATTGTCTGTACCAAGTGCTAAGCAAACGCTTCCCAAATCTGCTTCAAAACAATATCGGTGCCGTGGGCACAGTCATCTTCTTGCGGTTCATCAATCCCGCAATAG TTTCCCCACAGGAATTGGGAATCGTTGACAAACAGGTGCACAGCTCGGCCAAACGAGGTCTTATGCTTATGTCCAAGATCCTTCAAAACATCGCTAACCACGTGGAGTTCTCCAAGGAGCAGCACATGTTGTGCTTCAACGATTTTCTGCGCGATCACTTTGAAGCTGGACGGCGGTTCTTCATACAGATTGCATCAGACTGCGAGACCGTGGATCAGACCTCGCACAGCATGAGTTTTATTTCAGATGCGAATGTACTTGCGCTGCATCGCTTGCTGTGGACGCATCAGGAGAAGATCGGCGACTATCTGTCTAGCAGTCGAGACCACAAGGCGGTTGGTAGGCGGCCCTTCGACAAGATGGCTACTTTACTAGCTTACTTGGGACCACCGGAGCACAAGCCCGTGGATTCGCACATGATGTTCAGCTCGTATGCACGCTGGAGCTCCATTGACATGTCGTCGACCAACTTCGAGGAGATCATGGTCAAGCACCAAATGCACGAGAAGGAGGAGTTTAAGACCCTTAAGTCGATGAACATATTCTACCAGGCCGGGACGAGTAAATCAGGCTATCCTGTCTTTTACTACATAGCAAGACGATACAA GATTGGAGAAACGAATGGGGATTTACTGATATACCACGTCATACTCACGCTGAAACCCTTCTGCCACTCGCCCTTCGAGGTGGTCATCGATTTTACGCACACCTGTTCGGATAATCGGTTCCGCACCGAGTTTCTGCAGAAGTGGTTTTATGTTCTGCCCACGGTAGCCTACGAAAATGTCCATgctgtgtacatatataactGTAATTCGTGGGTGCGCGAATATACCAAGTTCCACGATCGCATTCTGGCACCTTTAAAGGGAAATCGCAAACTTCTGTTCCTGGAGTCACCCAACAAACTTACTGATTTCATCGACGCGGAGCAGCAGAAATTGCCTGGAGCAACTCTTTCCTTAGACGAAGATTTAAAGGTATTCAGCAACGCGCTGAAGCTCAGCCATAAAGACACAAAGGTGGCTATCAAAGTGGGTCCCACCGCATTGCAAATAACATCTGCAGAAAAGACAAAGGTCCTGGCTCATTCCGTGCTCCTGAACGATGTATACTACGCCTCCGAAATTGAGGAGGTGTGCTTGGTGGACGATAACCAGTTCACCCTGTCTATAACCAACGAAAGTGGCCAGCTTAGCTTTATTCACAACGATTGCGACAACATTGTTCAAGCCATCATACACATCCGAAATCGATGGGAGCTTAGTCAGCCTGATTCCGTGACGGTTCACCAAAAGATCCGACCAAAAGATGTGCCTGGAACGCTGCTGAACATGGCGCTACTCAATCTGGGATCATGTGACCCCAATCTGAGGACTGCTGCCTACAATTTGCTATGTGCTTTGACCGCCACTTTTGATCTGAAGATTGAGGGTCAGCTGTTGGAGGCCCAAGGACTTTGCATACCCTCCAATAATACCATCTTTATCAAGTCCGTTAGCGAAAAGCTGGCCACCAATGAACCGCATCTGACTCTGGAATTCCTTGAGGAGTCCATACAGGGCTTCCAGCGCAGCACCATAGAGCTGAAACATTTGTGTTTGGAGTACATGACGCCATGGTTAAAGAACCTGGTCAAATTTTGCAAGTCCAACGATGACTCGAAGAAGCTTAAGGTCTCTCAAATTTTGGACAAGCTCATCAATTTAACTATTGACCAAAAGGAAATGTATCCCTCAGTGCAGGCCAAGATCTGGGGATCGATTGGACAGATCCCCGAGCTGATTGACATGGTGTTGGATAACTTTTTGCACAAATCGATCACATATGGCTTGGGATCACCACAGGTGGAGATTATGGCTGACACGGCAGTGGCTCTCGCTTCAGCGAACGTTCAATTGGTGTCCAAAAAGGTCATAACGAGGATATGCCGAGTCATGGACAAATCCTGCACAAATCCCACACAATTTCTGGAGCAACACATGATGTGGGACGATATTGCCATTCTTGGTCGATACCTGCTCATGTTGTCGTTCAACAATTGTTTGGATGTGGCCACATCGGTGCCATATCTATTCCACACCATTACGTTTTTGGTGTGTTCAGGATCCCTGTCGATGCGAGCCTCTACTCATGGCCTAGTGATCAACATCATCCACTCGCTGTGCACATGCACAAATCCCTCATTTTCAGAGGAGGCGCAGCGAGTACTCCGTCTTTCCCTGGATGAGTTCTCACTGCCCAAGTTCTATCTACTCTTCGGCATCAGCAAGGTCAAGTCGGCAGCAGTTACTGCTTTCCGCTCCAGCTGCCGTCACCCTACAGAtaaatggctaggaaatgaaaGAGTTACCCAGCCTCTGCCTGCCGATCGAGAGCGTTTATCCCTACCATCGCTTGAGGTTATCACGGATGCCCTGCTGGAAATCATGGAGGCCTGCATGCGAGATGTTCCGGACTGCGAGTGGCTTAACACCTGGACCTCTTTGGCTCGCAGTTTTGCTTTCTGCTACAATCCAGCACTACAGCCTAGAGCCCTTATAGTTTACGGATGCATCAGCAAGAGTGTTACCGATCACGAGGTCAAGCAGTTACTACGCATCCTGGTTAAAGCCCTCGAATCTTTCAACGATCTCATTCTGATCGAGGCTCTAGTAATGTGCTTAACTCGTATTCAACCACTACTCCGGCCAGAGTCACCTATTCATCGGGCCCTCTTCTGGGTGGCCATTTCGGTGCTGCAGTTGGACGAGATTACCCTCTACGGCGCTGGTCTAGCTCTGCTTGAGCAAAATCTGCACACACTCAAGTCACAGGGCTGCTTTGATAAGAAGGAGACCATAGCCGAGGTCATGATGAAGACAAGGGAAAAGCTGGAGTGGCATTTCAAGCAACTGGATCACGCCGTGGGTCTCTCCTTCCGCAGCAATTTCCACTTTGCCCTAGTAGGACACTTGATTAAA GGCTTTCGCCATCCTACACCTACAACCGTCTCACGCACCTCTCGAGTGCTGACGATGCTCTTGGGCATTATAGCCAAGCCCCTCCATCGCGACAAGTTCGAAGTAACACCTGACAGTGTGGCCTATTTGACTGCGCTGGTGGCTGTCTCCGAGGAAGTCCGTTCCAGATGTCACGTGAAACATGCCCTTCCCCGCTGGCCTGCCGATCTGAGTAGTAGTGTGGAAAACGGTGAAGCATCCGGCGGAGTGCAAGCT ATCGGCCTGCCCCTGTCACGCCGTCAAAAAAGTTGGGACATTCTGGATCAGTCCGCCTTGCAGTTTGCCCGCCAACACAAGGTTCCCACTCTTCAG AACGCGCGAGTTTTGTTCAAAACTCAACGCTCATTCTCGGTGCCGACGACCAAAGATCCGAACAATGCAACCGGCATCGAAGAACGTCAG GAACGCGGTTCGCGTTCGTCGGTGTCCAACGAGTCCAACGTACTGCTTGATCCAGAGGTCTTGCCTGATCTGTCCATTCAAGCCCTGGTACTGACTGTCTTGGCCACCCTGGTCAAGTACTCTTCGGATGAGGGCGAAACGCGCGTTTTGTATCAGTATTTGGCCGAAGGATCGGTGGTCTTTCCCAAGGTGTTTCCAGTCAT CCATTCACTGCTGGACCAAAAGATAAACAATATTTTGTCAGTGTCACACGACCAAGTTGTGCTCAACTCTGTGCAGAACATTATACAGAATATGCTAGCCAGCGAAGATCCTTCCCAGCAGCAACTGCACTTCCTGCAGAGTTGTGGATTTGGCGGACTCTGGCGA